Proteins from one Ipomoea triloba cultivar NCNSP0323 chromosome 1, ASM357664v1 genomic window:
- the LOC115997298 gene encoding nuclear transcription factor Y subunit A-3-like isoform X2 encodes MLNFSFSKKEDTGQKSAPQRGFCMKQTESQLQDQDNTSTLSTDQSHQTVAAMTPSNCRMPKVGPQPGYAEIHERQMKDCSIKPSQPHLDEDCTIHQGQLDFSQSMACLSWTEPYLGRLVATYGPNGIIYPQMVGIVPARMPLPSECAESIPIYVNAKQYRAILRRREIRAKLEAENKVVKVRKPYLHESRHAHALKRARGSGGRFLNKNELQQLKSAASPTHGKNISNQKGGGDISGSQLQHSESGSWGTSTPSGSDVTSIFSGDGIFQQPEFRVSSSPYHMGISMHEAENFVRRRT; translated from the exons ATGCTAAATTTCTCATTCTCCAAGAAAGAAG ATACTGGACAAAAATCTGCACCCCAACGTGGTTTCTGCATGAAGCAAACAGAATCTCAACTTCAAGATCAGGATAACACTTCAACTCTATCGACTGACCAATCTCATCAAACAGTGGCTGCAATGACACCAAGCAATTGTCGCATGCCAAAAGTTGGACCTCAACCTG GCTATGCTGAAATCCATGAAAGGCAAATGAAGGATTGCTCTATAAAGCCATCTCAGCCACATTTAGATGAAGATTGCACCATTCATCAAGGACAATTGGATTTTAGCCAGTCCATG GCTTGCCTATCTTGGACTGAACCATATCTTGGGAGGCTGGTAGCTACTTATGGACCAAATGGTATT ATTTATCCTCAAATGGTTGGAATTGTACCTGCAAGAATGCCACTTCCTTCTGAATGTGCAGAAAGCATACCTATTTATGTTAATGCAAAACAATATCGCGCAATTCTCAGACGGCGAGAAATCCGTGCTAAGCTCGAGGCTGAGAACAAAGTTGTCAAAGTGAGGAAG CCATATCTTCACGAGTCTCGACATGCTCATGCCTTGAAGAGAGCAAGGGGTTCTGGAGGCCGTTTTCTGAACAAAAACGAACTACAGCAACTCAAATCTGCTGCATCTCCGACCCACGGGAAAAATATCTCTAACCAAAAGGGCGGTGGAGACATATCTGGCTCTCAACTCCAGCATTCAGAAAGCGGTAGTTGGGGGACCTCTACCCCATCCGGCTCTGATGTCACAAGCATCTTTAGTGGTGATGGCATATTCCAGCAGCCGGAGTTTAGAGTCTCCAGCTCTCCTTATCACATGGGCATTTCTATGCACGAGGCCGAGAACTTTGTGCGTAGAAGAACCTGA
- the LOC115997138 gene encoding pentatricopeptide repeat-containing protein At4g11690-like, protein MAALVTTAATDVPPNLPRLVSAITTLLQRLDPKNLSHSSPPDTSILNKFSPYLTHDLVIETINSQTNPYHSLFFFNWASSLSHNPNHYFHNHHCYIAITDKLLSRRLFSLATKLLESHQRLSDFMVSKLIKAHGDLGHLRCAIKLFHGVRKTEKECCLFSFNSLLGVFVKANRVDLAWKFFGNMIKKGDMQPDISTCTIMIRGFCKAGMLEHAQKVFDEMGVNKNVVTYNTMVNGFCKKGLMEKAQTIVNEMVDRGIVLPNVVTYCTLIDGYCRKGQIVEAMRCFEEMASRNCEPNMLTYSALIHGLCLNGNVDEARRMIARMRLSGFRDDIVMHTSLLKGYCIAGRSNEAIKHFKEMVSLGMILDEKTCDVIVKEYCKTKRPNDAIALLSEMRARGVNPCVSTLNYVLSCLVELAEADKAILLIKQMPQLGCHPNFLSYNILICSLVKSKGRMREIEMLMSDMVGNGHAPDATIYSCLVKGYCEDGNEEMAVRVLREMIDKRLVINLECFAVFAKEFCAKGKVFEVENLFLQMKSNCSMTDLNSYQKILNEHLSRSTNTC, encoded by the coding sequence ATGGCAGCTCTCGTCACCACCGCCGCTACCGACGTGCCCCCAAACCTTCCTCGGCTAGTCTCCGCCATAACCACTCTCCTGCAACGCTTAGACCCCAAAAACCTTAGCCATTCCTCGCCGCCGGACACCTCAATTCTCAACAAATTCTCCCCATACTTAACGCACGACCTAGTCATCGAAACCATCAACTCCCAAACGAACCCTTACCATtccctcttcttcttcaactgGGCTTCAAGCCTGAGCCACAACCCAAACCACTACTTCCACAATCACCACTGCTACATTGCCATCACAGACAAGCTGCTCTCCCGCCGCCTCTTTTCTTTGGCCACTAAACTTCTCGAGAGCCATCAGAGGCTCTCTGATTTCATGGTGAGTAAGCTCATCAAGGCCCATGGTGATTTGGGCCACCTAAGGTGTGCGATCAAGCTTTTCCATGGTGTGAGGAAAACAGAAAAAGAGTGTTGTTTGTTTTCCTTCAATTCCCTGTTGGGCGTCTTTGTAAAGGCTAATAGAGTAGATTTGGCTTGGAAATTTTTTGGAAACATGATAAAGAAGGGCGATATGCAGCCGGACATTTCCACGTGTACTATAATGATCAGGGGGTTCTGCAAAGCAGGCATGCTTGAGCATGCCCAgaaggtgtttgatgaaatgggTGTGAATAAAAACGTGGTGACTTATAATACTATGGTTAATGGATTTTGCAAGAAGGGATTAATGGAAAAAGCACAGACGATTGTTAATGAGATGGTTGATAGGGGGATAGTTTTGCCCAATGTTGTTACTTATTGTACCCTGATTGATGGGTATTGTAGGAAAGGACAGATTGTTGAGGCTATGAGGTGCTTCGAAGAAATGGCGAGTAGGAATTGTGAGCCGAACATGTTGACTTACAGTGCATTGATTCATGGGTTGTGTTTGAATGGGAATGTCGATGAGGCAAGGAGAATGATTGCAAGGATGAGGCTGAGTGGATTTAGGGATGACATTGTGATGCATACAAGTTTGTTGAAGGGGTACTGTATTGCAGGGAGATCGAACGAGGCTATCAAGCATTTTAAAGAAATGGTTAGCCTTGGAATGATTCTGGACGAAAAAACATGTGATGTTATTGTGAAGGAGTATTGCAAAACGAAGAGGCCAAATGACGCGATTGCTTTGTTAAGTGAAATGAGAGCTAGAGGTGTCAATCCATGTGTATCTACTCTTAATTATGTGCTTTCGTGTCTTGTGGAACTAGCTGAGGCTGATAAAGCCATTCTTCTCATCAAACAGATGCCCCAACTGGGCTGCCACCCCAATTTCCTGTCATATAACATACTTATATGCAGCCTTGTGAAGTCTAAAGGAAGAATGCGAGAAATTGAGATGCTTATGAGCGACATGGTCGGGAATGGTCATGCCCCTGATGCCACCATATACAGTTGCCTGGTTAAGGGGTATTGTGAGGATGGAAATGAGGAAATGGCAGTTCGGGTTTTAAGGGAAATGATCGATAAGCGATTGGTAATTAACCTCGAGTGCTTTGCAGTTTTCGCCAAGGAATTTTGTGCTAAAGGGAAGGTGTTTGAAGTTGAAAACCTTTTCCTGCAGATGAAAAGCAACTGTTCTATGACAGATCTGAATAGTTACCAGAAGATCTTAAATGAGCACTTATCTAGGAGTACAAATACTTGTTAG
- the LOC115997298 gene encoding nuclear transcription factor Y subunit A-3-like isoform X1, giving the protein MLNFSFSKKEGDQTAAQSFTPMSITSSSLWNSTDQPENPLSESADTGQKSAPQRGFCMKQTESQLQDQDNTSTLSTDQSHQTVAAMTPSNCRMPKVGPQPGYAEIHERQMKDCSIKPSQPHLDEDCTIHQGQLDFSQSMACLSWTEPYLGRLVATYGPNGIIYPQMVGIVPARMPLPSECAESIPIYVNAKQYRAILRRREIRAKLEAENKVVKVRKPYLHESRHAHALKRARGSGGRFLNKNELQQLKSAASPTHGKNISNQKGGGDISGSQLQHSESGSWGTSTPSGSDVTSIFSGDGIFQQPEFRVSSSPYHMGISMHEAENFVRRRT; this is encoded by the exons ATGCTAAATTTCTCATTCTCCAAGAAAGAAGGTGATCAGACAGCTGCTCAGTCATTCACACCTATGTCTATAACTAGCTCATCACTGTGGAATTCCACTGATCAACCAGAAAATCCTCTTTCTGAGAGTGCAGATACTGGACAAAAATCTGCACCCCAACGTGGTTTCTGCATGAAGCAAACAGAATCTCAACTTCAAGATCAGGATAACACTTCAACTCTATCGACTGACCAATCTCATCAAACAGTGGCTGCAATGACACCAAGCAATTGTCGCATGCCAAAAGTTGGACCTCAACCTG GCTATGCTGAAATCCATGAAAGGCAAATGAAGGATTGCTCTATAAAGCCATCTCAGCCACATTTAGATGAAGATTGCACCATTCATCAAGGACAATTGGATTTTAGCCAGTCCATG GCTTGCCTATCTTGGACTGAACCATATCTTGGGAGGCTGGTAGCTACTTATGGACCAAATGGTATT ATTTATCCTCAAATGGTTGGAATTGTACCTGCAAGAATGCCACTTCCTTCTGAATGTGCAGAAAGCATACCTATTTATGTTAATGCAAAACAATATCGCGCAATTCTCAGACGGCGAGAAATCCGTGCTAAGCTCGAGGCTGAGAACAAAGTTGTCAAAGTGAGGAAG CCATATCTTCACGAGTCTCGACATGCTCATGCCTTGAAGAGAGCAAGGGGTTCTGGAGGCCGTTTTCTGAACAAAAACGAACTACAGCAACTCAAATCTGCTGCATCTCCGACCCACGGGAAAAATATCTCTAACCAAAAGGGCGGTGGAGACATATCTGGCTCTCAACTCCAGCATTCAGAAAGCGGTAGTTGGGGGACCTCTACCCCATCCGGCTCTGATGTCACAAGCATCTTTAGTGGTGATGGCATATTCCAGCAGCCGGAGTTTAGAGTCTCCAGCTCTCCTTATCACATGGGCATTTCTATGCACGAGGCCGAGAACTTTGTGCGTAGAAGAACCTGA